The sequence below is a genomic window from bacterium 336/3.
GTTACTTTTTTTCATATCAGCTTCAAAAGCACTGATAGGTTTTTTTCTCCAAATCGATTGAGACATTACTACAAAATTTTATTATGAAAACTAAAACAATTAAACATAAAAATTGGGAGATGTCTCCCAATTGAGGATGCAATTTAAAGAGTTTTGAAAAAATAATAGTATTTTTTAAAACTTTTTTTGGATTTTTTCATTCTCGTCAATTTTTTGAGAACAATACTTGTTATAAAAGCAGGAAAAACATAGCTTGCAACTTTTTAGATTTTTGAGATACAAAAACTATGAAGTATTTAATCGTAGGTTTGGGAAATATAGGTGCTGAATATGCCCATACACGGCATAATATAGGCTTTATGGTGGTGGATGCTCTTGCCAAAACGAAAGATGTTACTTTTCAGACTGGACGTTTGGCAGATGTGGTGGATTTTAAACACAAAGGAAAACATATTTATTTAGTGAAACCCTCCACATACATGAACCTAAGTGGCAAGACTGTAAATTATTGGATGCAAGAATTAAAAGTACCTTTAGAGCAAATTTTGGTAATTACAGATGATTTGGCTCTGCCATTTGGAAAATTACGCTTGAGAGCCAAAGGCTCTGATGGAGGACATAACGGCTTAAAAAGCATTCAAGCAACTATCAATAGCCAAGATTATGCTCGTTTACGTATGGGGGTAGGAAGCGATTTCCCAAAAGGAGCTCAAGCAGACTATGTTTTAAGCCCGTTTAATGAAGATGAACAAAAAGATTTAGAAAAAATATTAGAAACTGCCTCTAATGCTGTACTGAGTTTTTGTTTAGAAGGGGTCAGCAATGCCATGAATAAATTTAATAAATAAAAAAGAGGGAAGAGGAAGTAACATAAATTCACTTATGATAAGCGTCAAAAATCTTACTAAAATATACAACAAGCAAAAAGCAGTTGATAATATCAGTTTTGAGGCTGAAACAGGGAAAATTGTAGGCTTTTTGGGACCTAATGGAGCAGGTAAATCAACGACCATGAAAATAGCTACAGGCTATATTGCTGCAACATCTGGTACAATAGAAGTAGCTGGTTTTGACGTAAATACACATATCAAAGAGGCTCAAAAGTGTATTGGGTATTTACCTGAACACAATCCGCTGTATTTAGATATGTATGTGAAGGAATATTTGAGTTTTATTGGTAAAATTCATCAAATATCACAAAAGTTAGATACAAGGATTGCAGAAGTAGTAGAAATGTGTGGTTTGGGGCGTGAGCAACACAAAAAAATAGGAATGCTCTCAAAAGGGTATAGACAAAGGGTTGGCTTGGCACAAGCTCTCATTCATAATCCTCCTGTTCTGATTTTAGATGAACCTACCACAGGACTCGACCCCAATCAGATTGTAGAAATTAGGCAACTAATTAAACAAGTGTCTGAAAATAAAACAATTATACTTTCTACACACATCATGCAAGAAGTACAAGCTATTTGTGATAAAGTAGTCATTATCCATCTAGGGAAAATTGTAGCGGATGCTCCTGTAGAAGAAATTAAAACATTATCTCAAAAAGAACGTATCTTGCGAGTGGAATTTACAGAAAGTATTGATGTTGACACCTTAAATCAAAAAATACAAGGAATCAAAAGCTTGAAAGCTTTGAGTTCCACAATTTGGGAAATAAGAACTTTACATGATAATGATATTCGAGCAGAAATATTTAAATTAGCAACGCAAGAAAACTGGACGATACTAGAAATAAAACAAGAAGAAAAAAACTTAGAAAATGTATTCAGAGAACTCACAGGAACCACTCTTTAAACAAGAACTACAAATAGCTTCATCACACCATCATAAATCTATTGGAATGGATATTCGCTTAGTTTTAGATGATGAAACTAAGCCACTTGTGATTTTTGTACACGGATTTAAAGGATTTAAAGATTGGGGACATTTTAATTTGATAGCAGATGAATTTGCTCGCAACGGATTTATTTTTGCCAAAATTAATCTTTCTCATAATGGCACTTCACCTACGGATAAACGAAATTTTGTAGATTTAGAAGCCTTTGGACATCAGACTTTTTCCAAAGACTTACATGATATTGATGATGCTATTAATTATTTCTTTTCAGAGGATTACTTGTTCAAGGCGAATACAAATTTACAAGAATTGTATCTCGTTGGGCATAGTAGAGGAGGAGGACTTGTCATACTAAAGGCATCGGAAGATAGTCGTGTGAAGAAAGTAACAACTTGGGCTTCTATTAGTGAGAGTGGATTCTTATTCAATAAAGAACGTATTGAAGAAATTGAAAGAAATGGAGTAATTTATATTGAAAATGCTCGTACAAAACAAAATATGCCTATTTACAGGGAAGTTTATGAAGACTTACTCAGAAACTCTCAAAGGTTTGATATAAAACATAAAATTTCTAATCTACAGGTACCATTATTGCTAATACATGGTAAAAATGATACTTCTGTTTCTCCAAAAAGCTCCGAAAATCTCAAAGATTGGGCTAAAAATGCCACACTAATTCTTTTAGAAGATGCTGACCATACTTTTGGAGGCAAGGAACCTTATACAAATGATTTATTGCCTGTTCACACAGATGAATTGGTAGATGAAACCATTGCCTTCTTTAAAGGGTAAATGTAACAATATTAGAAAACTACTAAAAACGCTGTTGAGATTAATTCAACAGCGTTTTTGTTTTTTAATAACTAAATTTTATTGCTAAAATAATATATCTTTGCTAAAATAATATATTTAATAAGAATAATATTCTAATATTTAAAATTTTAACACAAAATTATTTGTTAATAATAAATTTTAATCAAATTTTATAAAGGTATAAGACTCTTTTCTGATTTTTGTTATTTATTTTAATGACTTAAATTATAAAAATAATTAAAAAAATACTTGTAATTGTTTTATTATAATAGATATATAAATTACCAAAAATATACTTAAAATTATATTCTTCCAAGATAAAATTTCAATTTTGGGATATGCAAATTAAAATCAATTTTAAAGTCATTCCCATTATGAAAAAGCTATTCCTCCTTCTTACATGGCTGATTGCAATAGGTTTAAGCCCTAAGGTAAATGCTCAGGGTTCTGAAATGTATGGCAAAGGTATTCGTATCAATTTAGATACAACAGGTAAACGTTATATACGTTTTATTACTTGGCATCAGGTGTGGATGCGTTACATTGATAACAATCCTGGAACAACTGTAAACGGACTTCCTGAAGCAAGTACTTGGGACTTGGGTTTGCGTCGCTCTCGTTTTTTATGGTACACACAGATTTCACCTCGTTATTTAATACTTGCCCATATTGGTATCAATAACCAGACTTTTGTAAATGGAGGTGGTTCTGGAACAACTGGAGTGGGAGGTTATGGGGTTGGTAAAAAACCACAACTATTTCTACATGACTTTTGGAATGAATATCAAGTAGTAAAAGATAAGCTGTATTTGGGTACGGGTTTGCATTACTGGAATGGTGTAAGTCGTATGGCAAGTGCTAGTACATTGAATTTCTTGGCGATGGATGCTCCTATTTTCAACTGGCCTCTTATTGAAGAAACAGACCAATTTGCTCGTCAGTTTGGAATTTATGCAAAAGGAAAATTGCCAATTGGCAAAAAAAGTTTGGATTACAGAGTTTATCTCAATAAACCCTTTGCCACACCAACCCCTGATGCTACTATTCAGGCAACCCCTGAAAGAGCTTATGCCACAAATAATAATACAGGAGCTGTAGGGGGGTATTTTAGTTTTGAATTGGCTGACAAAGAAAGCAATGTATTGCCATTCTTTGTAGGTACATATGTGGGTACAAAGAAAGTCATCAATGTTGGAGCAGGTTTTCATTTACACCCCAAAGCTACTAAAAGCTGGAATGCTACAGAAAGTCGTTTTGAAGGGCATGACATGCAACTTTTTGGCGTAGATTTTTTTGCGGATGTACCTCTCAATAAAGAAAAAGGAACAGCTTTTACAGGATATTTATTGTATCAAAATATGAATTTTGGAAAAAATTATATACGTTCCATTGGTATTATGAATGAAGGCTTACCAACACCTATTGGTTCTATTGGACAAGGTGGTGGAAATGCAGATTGGAGAATAGGAACAGGAAGCTTGATATATGGTGAAGCTGGATATTTATTACCAAAAAGTACTTTGGGAAGCAAAGGAAAATTGCAAGTATTTGCCACAGGAACTTATAAAAATTTGGAGTATCTAGCTGACCCAGCTTTAACATATGGTGCTGGTTTTAACTATTTTATTGATGGACATCATGCTAAAATATCTCTCAAATATCAAAGCAGATCTATTTATGAAGGAACATTTAATGCTGCAACAGGAGAGAAACCTACGTTAAATGATAACTCTGACTTGGTAGGTGGTAGAAAACGCTTAGGCGAAGTAATCATACAAACCATGATTTATTTATAAAATAAAGCTCAAATATTAAAAATCAACTTTTTAAAATTATATTTTATGGCATCTTCCTCACAAACCGTACATACCAAAACAGATAAGAATATCTGGGGTGTGATTACAGCCTCCTCTGTAGGAACGCTGATTGAGTGGTACGACTTCTATATTTTTGGAAGTCTGGCAGCAATGGGTATTATTGGAAAACAATTTTTCCCTGGTGATAATCCTACAGCAGCATTTTTAAGTTCACTAGCTACTTTTGCTGCGGGCTTTATAGTTCGTCCTTTTGGAGCTTTGTTTTTTGGACGTTTGGGTGATTTGATAGGCAGGAAATATACATTTTTGGTTACACTGCTTCTTATGGGTGGTTCTACTTTCTTCATAGGATTGATACCCAGTTATGCTTCTTGGGGAGCTGCTGCCCCAGCTTTGGTTCTTTTGCTACGTTTGTTACAAGGCTTGGCTTTAGGTGGCGAATATGGCGGAGCAGCTACTTATGTAGCCGAGCATGCAGGGTCTAACAAAAGAGGTTATTTTACAGCATACATTCAAACAACAGCTACTTTGGGCTTATTGATGTCTATTGGGGTGATTATTCTTACACAAATGTTTTTAAGAGATGATAAAGCTGTAAACCCTAATGGAGCCTTTGAAGAATGGGGCTGGAGAATACCTTTCTTAGTATCTATTTTCTTAATTGTAGTTTCTGTTATTATTCGTATGAAAATGCACGAATCACCTATGTTTAAGAAAGTAAAAGATGAAGGAAAAACATCTAAAAACCCACTCAAAGAAAGTTTTGCAAACAAAGCCAACTTAAAAATGGTATTGCTTTCTTTGTTTGGTGCGACAGCAGGGCAAGGTGTGGTATGGTATACAGGTCAGTATTATGCTCTTTCGTTTATGAATAAAACTTGTGGTATTGACTCTGCCCAAGCCAACGAAATAATTATGATTGCTATTATTTTTGTGACACCTTTCTTCTTGGTATTTGGAGCTTTATCTGATAGGATTGGACGCAAATTTATTATGATGGCAGGTTTACTGGCTGCAATGCTTGCTTACAGACCAATTTATCAAACGATGTTTGATATTTCTGATCTCAAACAGAAAAAAGAAATTATAGCAGAAACCAAAGTAACAACACAAGGAGAACTTGTAAAAGGTAAAAAAGACTCTTTGGTTACTACTAAAACTACCAAAGTGTTTGAAGATGGAACAAAAGCAACTCTCATTGCCAAAGTAACCAAATTTGAAGATACCAATAAAAAACCTAAAGAAGAGAAATCTAAAGCTGTAAGATTAAGTAGTAGTGATAAAACTATGATGATATTTTTGATTTTTATTCAAATATTCTTTGTGACAATGGTATATGGACCAATAGCTGCATTCTTGGTGGAAATTTTCCCAACTAAAATACGCTATACTTCTATGTCGTTACCTTACCACATTGGAAATGGTATATTTGGAGGACTTACACCTTATATAGTTACAAGAGTTATTGAAGCTACCAAAACTACAGAAAATCCCTCAGGCGATATTTTGGCAGGTTTATGGTATCCCATAGGTATTGCAGCTCTTACATTCATCATAGGTATGATTTACTTGCCCAGTCGTACAGATAAAGAAGTGATGGACTAAAAGAATGATAGATGTTCATATTAAATGATAATTTTTCAACATTAAAATAAAAAAATCATGGATGCGATTAAAAAAATTCTTGGAGTTGTTTGGCTTGTATTAGCCCCAACGCTTGTATTGATGATGATACGACAATTTGTAACAGAAATTCCTGAACTTGAAAAAGCAATTGCAGATGGTAAAAAACCAGCCAGCGAGATGCAAAGTACTTATATATTTTGGATTATCACAATTACCATTTTTGTGCCTATTGCAACAGGCTTAGGCCTATTTGGGTATTATGCCCTCAAAAATGAGTATAAGCAAATTGCAACCTCCTCAGCTGAGTTATGATAAACTTTGTAGGGGCATATTTGCCCCTACAAGAAATGTTGTGTTTTAAGAAAGTAAAGCGATATTTTATTGGAATATCGCTTTCTCAAACTTTCAAAATATAAACTAAAGATGAAGAATCTACAAAAAATAACACCCAAAATTGTACTTGTATTTGTAGTGGCTATGTTGTTATTTAATTTTCCAATATTGGCTATTTTCAATCAAGTAGATTTTTTTATGGGCTTACCCAGTGTTGTGGTATATATCTTTGTAGTGTGGTTTTTGGTGATAGGGGCTTTATTTTTTATCTTTAATAAAAAAGAATCTTAAATACAATGAACTGGGGAATTATTGTCATAGCGTCTCTTTTATATTTGACCTTGCTCTTTGTATTGGCTTATTTGGCTGATAAAAAGGCTCAAAACCATCAGAGCCTTATCAATTCTCCTTATATATATGCATTGTCATTGGCTGTTTATTGTACAGCATGGACCTATTATGGTTCAGTAGGCAGAGCCAGTAAAAGTGGTATCGATTTTCTTTTAATTTACTTAGGCCCCACACTTTCAGCACCTTTATGGTGGTTTATCATCCGAAAAATTATTAGAATTTCTAAAATACAAAATATCTCTAACATTGCTGATTTGATAGCAACTCGTTATGGTAAAAGTGCTACTTTAGGAGCTATTGTAACTATCGTATCTGTTTTAGGGGTTGTTCCTTATATATCGTTGCAAATCAAAGCAATAGGAGAAAGTTTTAGTATCATGATTGCTACTCAAGAAGCTTCTGTTATTAAACCAGTTTATATAGATTATGCCTTTTATACAACGATTGTTTTAGCAATTTTTACTTTATACTTTGGAACACGCCAACTGGATTTGAATAAAAAAAATGAAGGAATGGTATTTGCCATTGCTTTTGAGTCTTTATTCAAACTATGTGCTTTTTTGGTAGTGGGTAGTTATGTGACATTCTTTATTTTTGATGGTTTTGGAGATGTTTTTTCAAGGGCATTTGCTCAAAAAGAACTTCAACATTTGTTTACCATCAATACTCAGTCAAGTTATAAGTCTTTGGAGTGGTTTTTGGTAGGCTTAGCTTCCATGTTTGCCATTATGTTTCTGCCTCGTCAATTTCAGATGCTTGTGGCTGAAAACAAACAGGAAAAACATCTCCAGAAGGCAATTTGGCTATTTCCTTTATATCTATTCATTATCAATATTTTTGTAATGCCTATTGCCCTTGCAGGCAAACTTTCTTTTCCTGATAGTAATATAGATGCAGATACTTACATTTTAGCATTACCTTTAGCCAATAATCAGAATTTAATAGCCTTAATTACCTATTTGGGAG
It includes:
- a CDS encoding MFS transporter; protein product: MASSSQTVHTKTDKNIWGVITASSVGTLIEWYDFYIFGSLAAMGIIGKQFFPGDNPTAAFLSSLATFAAGFIVRPFGALFFGRLGDLIGRKYTFLVTLLLMGGSTFFIGLIPSYASWGAAAPALVLLLRLLQGLALGGEYGGAATYVAEHAGSNKRGYFTAYIQTTATLGLLMSIGVIILTQMFLRDDKAVNPNGAFEEWGWRIPFLVSIFLIVVSVIIRMKMHESPMFKKVKDEGKTSKNPLKESFANKANLKMVLLSLFGATAGQGVVWYTGQYYALSFMNKTCGIDSAQANEIIMIAIIFVTPFFLVFGALSDRIGRKFIMMAGLLAAMLAYRPIYQTMFDISDLKQKKEIIAETKVTTQGELVKGKKDSLVTTKTTKVFEDGTKATLIAKVTKFEDTNKKPKEEKSKAVRLSSSDKTMMIFLIFIQIFFVTMVYGPIAAFLVEIFPTKIRYTSMSLPYHIGNGIFGGLTPYIVTRVIEATKTTENPSGDILAGLWYPIGIAALTFIIGMIYLPSRTDKEVMD
- a CDS encoding gliding motility-associated ABC transporter ATP-binding subunit GldA; amino-acid sequence: MISVKNLTKIYNKQKAVDNISFEAETGKIVGFLGPNGAGKSTTMKIATGYIAATSGTIEVAGFDVNTHIKEAQKCIGYLPEHNPLYLDMYVKEYLSFIGKIHQISQKLDTRIAEVVEMCGLGREQHKKIGMLSKGYRQRVGLAQALIHNPPVLILDEPTTGLDPNQIVEIRQLIKQVSENKTIILSTHIMQEVQAICDKVVIIHLGKIVADAPVEEIKTLSQKERILRVEFTESIDVDTLNQKIQGIKSLKALSSTIWEIRTLHDNDIRAEIFKLATQENWTILEIKQEEKNLENVFRELTGTTL
- a CDS encoding peptidyl-tRNA hydrolase — encoded protein: MKYLIVGLGNIGAEYAHTRHNIGFMVVDALAKTKDVTFQTGRLADVVDFKHKGKHIYLVKPSTYMNLSGKTVNYWMQELKVPLEQILVITDDLALPFGKLRLRAKGSDGGHNGLKSIQATINSQDYARLRMGVGSDFPKGAQADYVLSPFNEDEQKDLEKILETASNAVLSFCLEGVSNAMNKFNK